In one Candidatus Nealsonbacteria bacterium genomic region, the following are encoded:
- a CDS encoding DNA methylase gives MRKKIYSKDLGINLKSGKEEELFKWFLACLLFGKPIQQGVAKRAYFEFEKEKILTPEKILKAGWDKLVKILDKGHYVRYDFSTATKLLNICKKLKKEYGSLDTLFKKAKSKKDLERRLKEFKGIGLVTVRIFLRDLKLFWPDTKILS, from the coding sequence ATGAGAAAGAAAATTTATTCTAAGGATTTAGGGATTAATCTCAAATCAGGAAAAGAAGAAGAACTCTTTAAATGGTTTTTGGCTTGTTTGCTCTTTGGAAAACCAATTCAACAAGGAGTTGCCAAAAGAGCTTATTTTGAATTTGAAAAGGAGAAAATATTAACTCCAGAAAAGATTTTAAAGGCTGGCTGGGATAAACTCGTTAAGATTTTAGATAAAGGTCATTATGTGCGTTACGATTTTTCTACTGCTACAAAATTATTGAATATTTGTAAGAAATTAAAAAAAGAGTATGGAAGTTTGGATACTCTTTTTAAAAAAGCAAAAAGCAAAAAGGATTTGGAAAGAAGACTGAAAGAATTTAAAGGAATAGGACTTGTTACTGTTAGGATATTTTTGCGAGACTTGAAGTTATTCTGGCCAGATACGAAAATTTTATCTTGA
- a CDS encoding non-canonical purine NTP pyrophosphatase (hydrolyzes non-standard nucleotides such as xanthine and inosine), whose protein sequence is MKKLLIATHNIGKFKEYQIIFGAFLNGLKVELVALKDLGIKEKVEESGNSYKENAVLKAKFYSQFSDLPILADDSGLEIEALGGWPGVKSRRANGYEASDKKLIEIVLNRLEGIPFKERVAKYKVVIALAYKDKIYTYEGKRRGFISENRQRVIWRGFPFDSIFYLPEKKKVFVKLTREEKAEFSHRTIALKKALPILKEILA, encoded by the coding sequence ATGAAAAAACTTCTAATTGCAACTCATAATATTGGAAAATTTAAAGAGTATCAAATCATATTTGGTGCTTTTTTGAATGGTTTAAAAGTTGAGTTAGTTGCATTAAAAGATTTAGGAATTAAAGAAAAAGTTGAAGAGTCTGGAAATAGTTATAAAGAGAACGCTGTTTTGAAGGCAAAATTTTACTCTCAATTTTCAGATTTGCCAATTTTGGCTGATGACTCTGGGTTAGAGATTGAAGCTTTAGGTGGCTGGCCGGGAGTAAAGAGTAGAAGAGCTAATGGATACGAAGCTTCAGATAAAAAACTAATTGAGATTGTACTGAATCGATTAGAAGGTATTCCTTTTAAGGAAAGAGTGGCTAAGTACAAGGTAGTAATAGCTTTAGCTTATAAAGATAAAATTTATACGTACGAGGGAAAAAGGAGAGGATTTATTTCAGAAAATAGGCAGAGGGTGATTTGGAGAGGTTTTCCATTTGACTCTATTTTTTATCTTCCAGAAAAAAAGAAGGTTTTTGTAAAATTAACCAGAGAGGAGAAGGCGGAGTTTTCCCATAGAACTATAGCTTTAAAAAAAGCTTTACCAATTTTAAAGGAAATTTTAGCTTAG
- a CDS encoding type II toxin-antitoxin system HicB family antitoxin: MKRQFTAIYKKRGKWYLGWVEEIPGVNTQGKTLKEVKENLKDALLLILETNRVLNKKETPKGKVIREPLSISLK, from the coding sequence ATGAAAAGACAATTTACAGCGATTTATAAAAAAAGAGGAAAATGGTATTTGGGATGGGTGGAAGAAATTCCAGGAGTTAACACCCAGGGAAAAACCCTTAAAGAGGTAAAAGAAAATCTTAAAGATGCCCTCTTGTTAATTTTAGAAACAAATCGGGTTCTTAATAAAAAAGAAACTCCTAAAGGGAAAGTTATTCGTGAGCCATTATCAATTTCTTTAAAATGA
- a CDS encoding HD domain-containing protein, whose amino-acid sequence MKNEIIEKVKTHFLETFEKKKNPIYSYLPRHVAEVERWAKKILQKYPKADEKVVLLSVWLHDIGQAIGDDNDDHAVKSEAEAKRFLRAIGMAPEKIGKVAHCVRAHRCKDIQPESLEAKILAAVDSVSHMTDFCYIDMASRYSKDFVLTKLERDYRDIGLLPELQKEITSLYEAWKKLLSVYPN is encoded by the coding sequence ATGAAAAATGAGATTATAGAAAAAGTAAAAACTCACTTTTTAGAAACTTTTGAAAAGAAGAAAAATCCTATATACTCTTATCTTCCAAGACATGTTGCTGAAGTTGAAAGGTGGGCAAAGAAAATTCTACAAAAATACCCAAAAGCAGATGAAAAAGTGGTTTTATTATCTGTATGGCTTCATGATATTGGACAGGCAATTGGAGATGATAATGACGACCACGCTGTTAAGTCTGAAGCTGAGGCAAAGCGTTTTCTTAGAGCAATAGGAATGGCACCTGAGAAAATCGGAAAGGTTGCTCATTGTGTAAGAGCCCATAGATGTAAAGACATTCAACCAGAAAGCTTAGAGGCAAAGATTTTGGCAGCAGTTGATTCTGTAAGCCACATGACTGACTTTTGTTATATAGACATGGCCTCAAGATACTCAAAAGATTTCGTTCTTACAAAACTTGAAAGAGACTATAGAGATATTGGCTTGTTACCAGAATTACAAAAAGAAATTACTTCTCTTTACGAAGCTTGGAAGAAATTATTAAGCGTTTACCCCAATTAA
- a CDS encoding methyltransferase domain-containing protein, which yields MESKAETLRKKLVKELVKNKAIRSQKVKRAFQKVPRHLFLRGIDLKKVYGDFSIITKKIGVCPMSSSTQPSLMASMLENLQLWKGMKVLEIGTGTGYNAAILSEIIQDPKKVFTIDIDPDTVKNARSNLTKTGYRGITIKCLDGTKGLPIHSPYDRIIVTCSVKDFPESWIKQLKEGGIIVAPIGVNGAQITPALLKQGGILISFSTTLGGFMEMRSKTYQELLTERTGLSKKLLVCTEHPEFFDEDKIISLLRKGHKERALPSKGITLFKRYDFFVFLSLHEKKSVELSLEEEEKDFGFEDSAIGIVDLKRESACLISKNCRLLTYGNNYAYKIVLSLADKWDDLKKPGVDRLQIFVYPRGVNQPLIKNDIFFEKKSESTRLVIKILQS from the coding sequence ATGGAATCCAAGGCAGAAACCTTAAGAAAAAAACTGGTTAAAGAATTAGTTAAAAATAAAGCTATCCGAAGCCAGAAAGTCAAGAGGGCTTTTCAAAAAGTACCTAGGCATCTTTTCCTTCGCGGTATTGATCTTAAAAAAGTGTACGGCGACTTCTCCATTATTACAAAAAAGATAGGTGTTTGCCCTATGAGTTCTTCCACCCAGCCCTCTTTGATGGCATCGATGCTAGAAAATTTACAGCTATGGAAGGGAATGAAAGTGCTTGAAATCGGTACAGGCACAGGGTACAATGCTGCAATCCTTTCCGAAATTATCCAGGATCCCAAGAAGGTGTTTACGATTGATATCGATCCCGATACTGTAAAAAACGCTCGTTCAAATCTCACTAAGACTGGTTACAGAGGAATTACAATAAAATGTTTAGATGGGACAAAAGGTTTGCCAATACATTCGCCCTATGACCGCATAATAGTCACCTGTTCTGTGAAAGATTTCCCAGAATCATGGATAAAGCAACTAAAGGAAGGGGGAATAATTGTTGCCCCAATTGGAGTCAACGGAGCGCAGATTACCCCAGCTTTATTGAAGCAAGGAGGTATTTTGATTAGTTTCTCCACAACTCTTGGCGGCTTCATGGAAATGAGATCAAAAACTTATCAAGAATTATTAACAGAACGCACAGGGCTATCCAAGAAACTCCTCGTCTGTACCGAACACCCTGAATTTTTTGACGAAGATAAAATAATCTCCTTGCTGCGAAAAGGCCATAAAGAAAGAGCTTTGCCATCAAAGGGAATTACTCTTTTTAAGAGATATGATTTCTTTGTTTTTTTATCATTGCACGAAAAAAAATCTGTTGAATTATCTTTGGAGGAAGAGGAGAAAGATTTTGGCTTTGAAGACAGCGCAATTGGCATAGTAGATCTAAAAAGAGAAAGTGCTTGTTTGATTTCAAAGAACTGTAGACTACTGACATATGGAAATAATTATGCATATAAAATTGTTTTATCGCTTGCTGATAAGTGGGATGATTTGAAAAAACCGGGAGTAGATCGGTTGCAGATTTTTGTATATCCACGAGGTGTCAACCAACCATTGATAAAAAATGATATTTTTTTTGAAAAAAAATCGGAATCAACGAGATTGGTAATAAAAATATTGCAATCTTAA
- a CDS encoding DNA alkylation repair protein, with translation MFELIDLKKELKSKASVKKSKNLQRFFKTEPGEYGERDIFLGIKVGDLRKIAEKYKNLSLKGIEKLLYSKIHEERLVALLILVQKFQTDDERLKEKIFKLYLKNTNYINNWDLVDLSADKIIGEYLSDKPREVLYKLAMSKNLWERRIAIMSTFQFIKNNEFKETLKILEMLLEDGHDLIHKAAGWMLREIGKRSLETEEKFLKKHYQKMPRTMLRYAIERFPEKRRQAYLKGKI, from the coding sequence ATGTTCGAGCTTATAGATTTAAAAAAAGAGCTAAAGAGCAAGGCAAGTGTCAAAAAATCAAAAAACCTTCAAAGATTTTTTAAAACAGAACCCGGAGAATATGGTGAGAGAGATATTTTTTTGGGTATTAAAGTTGGCGATTTAAGAAAAATTGCCGAAAAATACAAAAATCTGTCGCTCAAAGGAATTGAAAAATTGTTATATTCAAAAATTCACGAAGAAAGATTGGTAGCTTTACTTATTTTGGTTCAAAAGTTCCAGACAGACGACGAGCGCTTAAAAGAAAAAATCTTCAAACTTTATTTGAAAAATACTAATTACATTAACAATTGGGATTTGGTTGATTTGTCTGCCGATAAAATAATTGGAGAGTATCTTTCAGATAAGCCTAGAGAGGTATTATATAAACTGGCGATGTCGAAGAATCTATGGGAAAGGAGAATAGCCATAATGTCTACATTTCAATTTATAAAAAATAATGAATTTAAAGAAACTTTAAAGATTTTAGAAATGCTCTTGGAAGACGGACACGATTTAATACATAAAGCAGCAGGCTGGATGTTACGTGAAATTGGTAAAAGGTCTTTAGAAACAGAAGAGAAATTCTTAAAGAAACATTATCAGAAAATGCCAAGAACAATGTTGCGATATGCAATAGAGAGATTCCCAGAAAAAAGAAGGCAAGCATATTTAAAAGGAAAGATTTAA
- a CDS encoding GNAT family N-acetyltransferase produces the protein MKKVKKFGDKKLTIRFSEKADIKKAARFKRYTDELAEDDTAYISRKQKISLKEKRKYIKDRLERIKKHKLVILIAEDKDKVVGMTIISLRSYVQSHIGGLGIHILKDYRGIGLGKYFMKEILKLAKTKLKPKPQMIRLSVFSVNKTAISLYKKIGFRSVAKIPKQFKLKGKLYDEVVMLKYL, from the coding sequence ATGAAAAAAGTAAAAAAATTTGGAGATAAAAAGTTAACAATAAGGTTTTCAGAAAAAGCTGATATTAAGAAGGCTGCAAGGTTTAAAAGATACACGGACGAATTAGCAGAAGATGATACGGCTTATATATCGAGGAAACAAAAAATAAGTTTGAAAGAGAAGAGAAAATATATAAAAGATAGGTTAGAAAGAATAAAAAAGCATAAATTAGTTATCCTGATAGCTGAAGACAAAGATAAAGTTGTTGGGATGACCATAATTTCTCTGAGGTCGTATGTGCAAAGTCATATTGGAGGCTTGGGTATTCATATTCTTAAAGATTATAGAGGTATTGGTTTAGGAAAATATTTTATGAAGGAGATTTTAAAATTGGCAAAGACTAAATTAAAGCCAAAACCCCAAATGATAAGATTAAGCGTTTTTTCTGTAAACAAAACAGCTATTTCGTTATACAAAAAAATAGGCTTTAGGTCTGTAGCTAAAATTCCCAAACAATTTAAGCTTAAGGGAAAGCTATATGATGAAGTAGTAATGTTAAAATATTTATAA
- a CDS encoding PD-(D/E)XK nuclease family protein: MKTIYSPSRIGLFDNCNRAYKYKYIDRLVSDIQTIERFRGSVAHETLEEFYKLIKAGSVKPVEWILDKYEELWEKNYTSSIKIVKKELTAKDYYNKGRQSIIDYYDKYKPFDQAKVIDTERMLSFTVKHNGREYPFCGKLDRLDWDDKENMFEIHDYKLTNRLMTQEEADKDWQLGLYYVALKEKWPDVKKVRLIWHSLLFNKEITSFRSEEEANMLQKMVIEKIEEIKSCLDFYPQKSALCDWCDFQNICPLWKHLKEMEELPVNEYKKDTGVKLVTKYKELEEAKNELKEEIYKIEEEQEKIKEAAIEFAKRENISIIDGPDAQLKVDIREELKAPTRSEDQEKWENLREVLKQEGKYEEVSTVNANMLNYRIRTWPSEIIDKISKFLIRKRREMVRLIKK, from the coding sequence ATGAAAACCATATATTCACCATCAAGAATAGGACTTTTTGATAATTGCAATCGTGCTTATAAATATAAATATATTGACAGGCTTGTTTCAGACATACAAACAATAGAGAGATTCAGGGGCAGTGTAGCCCATGAAACATTGGAAGAGTTCTATAAATTAATTAAGGCAGGTTCCGTAAAGCCTGTTGAATGGATTTTAGATAAATATGAGGAATTATGGGAAAAGAACTATACGAGCAGTATAAAAATAGTTAAGAAGGAATTAACCGCTAAAGATTATTACAATAAGGGAAGGCAGTCTATTATAGATTATTACGATAAATATAAGCCATTTGACCAGGCAAAGGTTATAGATACAGAACGTATGCTCAGTTTTACTGTTAAACACAACGGAAGAGAATATCCTTTCTGTGGTAAATTGGATAGATTGGATTGGGATGATAAGGAAAACATGTTTGAGATACATGATTATAAATTGACTAACAGATTAATGACGCAGGAAGAAGCTGATAAAGATTGGCAGCTTGGTCTATATTATGTTGCCCTGAAAGAAAAATGGCCAGACGTAAAGAAGGTAAGGCTTATTTGGCATTCTCTTTTATTTAATAAAGAAATCACTTCTTTTAGGAGCGAAGAAGAGGCCAATATGCTTCAAAAAATGGTCATAGAAAAAATAGAGGAGATTAAATCATGTCTTGATTTTTATCCTCAAAAGAGTGCACTTTGTGATTGGTGTGATTTTCAAAATATATGTCCTTTATGGAAACACTTAAAGGAAATGGAAGAGCTTCCGGTGAATGAGTATAAAAAAGATACAGGGGTGAAGTTAGTCACTAAGTATAAAGAATTAGAGGAGGCTAAAAATGAGCTTAAGGAAGAAATCTATAAAATAGAAGAAGAGCAAGAGAAAATAAAAGAAGCCGCTATAGAGTTTGCAAAGAGAGAAAATATATCAATTATAGATGGACCTGATGCGCAATTAAAAGTTGATATAAGGGAAGAGTTAAAGGCGCCCACCAGAAGTGAAGATCAAGAAAAATGGGAAAACTTAAGAGAGGTTTTAAAACAAGAGGGTAAATATGAGGAAGTGTCGACCGTTAATGCTAACATGTTAAATTACAGAATAAGAACATGGCCTTCTGAAATTATTGATAAAATATCTAAATTCCTCATAAGAAAAAGGAGAGAAATGGTAAGGCTAATTAAAAAATAA
- a CDS encoding radical SAM protein, translating to MIRIENMEEAKRVSLNYGIPISEVLFCEFNRTGVWLELSQVPITHRVRFVCNDIFSDKSMYFALPVRERDETRFMVDKYGRLMFNSIILGNTSYLDEDTCDCSYFRKNKKVLNLNSHRRGECHGCVFCIHSYDITVLSDREEIIKKPKIREFFRTILEKNKFKDFSHFEQIAVVTGLFSNEKSVVQHIADVREVAGELNFSGTIFYLGCELTSRSALDEVKNYGPFSLCYSLDCLTQRTRRLTVRKRDVSVSSILQILEYASKLGLETTFSYIVGLDPIEDLFKGISELSQFVNRFPIVNIYQTQHRLQKKIMTPEADNLDYYLTARQIFESIFSQRGLRPHNWENYRSLWYHYFGDEYIPE from the coding sequence ATGATAAGAATTGAAAATATGGAAGAAGCAAAAAGAGTTAGCCTTAATTATGGAATACCAATTTCTGAAGTTTTATTTTGCGAATTTAATCGCACTGGAGTATGGCTTGAACTCTCACAAGTTCCGATTACCCATAGAGTACGTTTTGTATGTAATGATATATTCTCTGATAAATCAATGTATTTTGCCTTGCCTGTTAGAGAACGCGATGAAACACGCTTTATGGTTGATAAATATGGTCGGTTGATGTTCAACTCTATAATATTGGGAAATACAAGTTATCTAGACGAAGACACTTGCGATTGTAGTTATTTTCGAAAAAATAAAAAGGTTCTCAATTTAAATAGCCACAGAAGGGGCGAATGCCACGGTTGTGTATTTTGTATTCATAGTTATGATATAACTGTTTTAAGTGATCGTGAAGAGATAATCAAAAAGCCCAAAATTCGCGAGTTTTTCAGAACTATTCTTGAGAAAAATAAGTTTAAAGATTTCTCTCACTTTGAACAGATTGCCGTTGTAACAGGGTTATTTAGTAATGAAAAATCAGTAGTACAGCATATTGCGGATGTTCGTGAGGTTGCAGGGGAATTGAATTTTTCCGGAACTATTTTCTATCTTGGTTGCGAATTAACAAGTAGGTCTGCTTTAGACGAAGTTAAAAACTATGGGCCATTCTCATTATGTTATTCACTTGATTGCTTAACTCAAAGAACGCGACGTCTAACTGTTAGGAAAAGAGATGTATCAGTATCCTCTATCCTTCAAATTTTAGAGTATGCGAGTAAACTTGGCTTGGAAACAACTTTCTCATATATTGTCGGTTTGGATCCAATAGAAGATTTATTTAAGGGAATAAGCGAACTCAGTCAATTTGTTAATCGGTTTCCAATAGTGAATATATATCAAACACAACACCGTTTGCAAAAAAAAATTATGACCCCAGAGGCAGACAATTTAGACTATTATCTTACTGCAAGACAAATTTTTGAATCTATTTTTAGCCAAAGAGGGTTAAGGCCACACAATTGGGAGAATTATCGTTCTTTATGGTACCACTATTTTGGGGATGAATATATCCCCGAATAA
- a CDS encoding sugar phosphate isomerase/epimerase, whose translation MSKTNFDCFRFGYMPSFNIDLISEIKFARKNFDFIEITLKYNLIEYSKKYLEKVNQNLGNFEILGHIHWKIDLTKKKGLKKIFENVKIYKLLGAKKITIHPFVSQNISQKQVKLSNLKALKTISNFCKKNKIQLLVENISDIPFNLSKEFKYLLLNSPSLSITLDVGHANKISRQELEKFLDLFSTKIKHIHLHYNDNEKDHLIFPKAERNYLNYILKRLSKLGINLTITLEIFAILEKQKIIQIEGKRRRNLLLSQLQLIKSLK comes from the coding sequence ATGTCAAAAACAAATTTTGATTGTTTCAGATTTGGATACATGCCTAGTTTTAATATTGATCTAATATCTGAAATAAAATTTGCAAGAAAGAACTTTGATTTTATAGAGATCACTTTAAAATATAATTTAATAGAGTATTCAAAAAAATACTTAGAAAAAGTAAATCAAAACTTAGGTAATTTTGAAATTTTAGGACATATCCATTGGAAAATAGATTTAACTAAAAAAAAAGGACTTAAAAAAATTTTTGAAAATGTCAAGATTTATAAACTTCTCGGAGCAAAAAAAATCACCATTCACCCTTTTGTTAGTCAAAATATTAGTCAAAAGCAGGTTAAGTTAAGTAATCTCAAGGCTTTAAAAACCATATCTAATTTTTGCAAGAAAAATAAAATCCAATTATTAGTTGAAAATATTTCAGACATTCCTTTTAATCTATCTAAAGAATTTAAATATTTATTACTTAACAGCCCTTCGCTATCAATAACTCTTGATGTTGGTCATGCTAATAAGATATCGAGGCAGGAGTTAGAAAAATTCCTCGATCTTTTTTCAACAAAAATTAAACATATTCATCTTCATTATAATGACAATGAGAAAGACCACTTAATTTTTCCTAAAGCAGAGAGAAATTATTTAAACTATATTCTAAAGAGATTAAGTAAATTAGGTATCAACTTAACTATTACTTTAGAGATTTTTGCTATTTTAGAAAAACAAAAAATTATCCAAATAGAAGGAAAAAGAAGACGAAATTTACTTCTTTCTCAATTACAACTTATCAAAAGTCTAAAATAA
- a CDS encoding response regulator — MPKKAKVFLVDDNENIRNLIKESLKQEGHEVLIEARSLKEALIKIKDASRKGVTIAIVDGSLVPPGDTFTNDGEKIASTLRKKIPNIRIISFSSHLANWGDKNLVKSKVAISQLGEIVTDL; from the coding sequence ATGCCAAAAAAAGCAAAAGTGTTTTTAGTTGATGATAATGAAAATATTAGAAACTTAATTAAAGAATCTTTGAAGCAAGAAGGACACGAAGTTCTAATTGAAGCAAGATCATTGAAAGAGGCCTTAATAAAGATTAAAGATGCTTCTCGAAAAGGAGTAACAATTGCTATTGTTGATGGCTCCTTGGTTCCCCCAGGTGATACTTTCACAAATGACGGAGAGAAGATCGCTTCAACTTTAAGGAAAAAAATTCCTAATATAAGAATTATTTCATTTTCCAGTCATCTGGCCAATTGGGGAGATAAGAATTTAGTAAAAAGCAAAGTAGCGATTAGTCAATTAGGGGAAATAGTTACCGATCTTTAA
- a CDS encoding HD domain-containing protein, whose product MKNEIIEKVKTHFLETFEKKKNPIYSYLPRHVAEAERWAKKILQKYPKADEKVVLLSVWLHDIGQAIGDDNDDHAVKSEAEAKRFLRAIGMVPEKIEKVAHCVRAHRCKDIQPESLEAKILAAADSVSHMTDFCYIDMASKYSKDFVLAKLKRDYRDIGLLPELQKEITSLYEAWKTLLNVYPD is encoded by the coding sequence ATGAAAAATGAGATTATAGAAAAAGTAAAAACTCACTTTTTAGAAACTTTTGAAAAGAAGAAAAATCCTATATACTCTTATCTTCCAAGACATGTTGCTGAAGCCGAAAGGTGGGCAAAGAAAATTCTACAAAAATACCCAAAAGCAGATGAAAAAGTGGTTTTATTATCTGTATGGCTTCATGATATTGGACAGGCAATTGGAGATGATAATGACGACCACGCTGTTAAGTCTGAAGCTGAGGCAAAGCGTTTTCTTAGAGCAATAGGAATGGTACCTGAGAAAATCGAAAAGGTTGCTCATTGTGTAAGAGCACACAGATGTAAAGACATTCAACCAGAAAGCTTAGAAGCAAAGATTTTGGCAGCAGCTGATTCTGTGAGTCACATGACTGACTTTTGTTATATAGACATGGCTTCAAAATACTCAAAAGATTTCGTTCTCGCAAAGCTCAAAAGAGATTATAGAGATATTGGTTTATTACCAGAATTACAAAAAGAAATTACCTCTCTTTACGAAGCTTGGAAGACATTATTAAATGTCTACCCTGATTAA
- a CDS encoding dihydrofolate reductase, whose translation MVISIIAAIGNNRVIGNKNRLPWNLSADMEHFRKLTAGKPIIMGSVTFESIGKTLPGRDNIVLTKDPNYKAPGCKIAHSLQEALLLAENSPLGKRTKEVMICGGASVYKQYLPRADRMYLTTIEGDFEGDAFFPEFNIEEWEEKERISYEADENNPYRYSFLTLERKPSKL comes from the coding sequence ATGGTAATTTCAATAATCGCAGCTATTGGCAACAATCGTGTAATTGGGAATAAGAATCGTTTACCCTGGAATTTATCGGCTGATATGGAGCATTTTCGGAAGTTAACAGCGGGCAAACCAATCATTATGGGGTCGGTGACCTTTGAGTCAATTGGTAAAACTTTACCAGGTAGAGACAACATTGTTTTAACAAAAGACCCTAATTACAAAGCGCCTGGATGTAAAATAGCCCATTCTTTACAGGAAGCTCTTTTATTAGCGGAGAATAGTCCTTTGGGTAAAAGAACTAAAGAAGTAATGATTTGTGGAGGAGCTTCAGTCTATAAACAATATTTACCAAGAGCTGACAGAATGTATTTAACTACTATTGAGGGGGATTTTGAAGGTGATGCCTTTTTTCCAGAATTTAACATAGAAGAATGGGAAGAAAAAGAAAGAATCTCTTACGAAGCAGATGAAAATAATCCATATAGATATTCTTTTTTAACATTAGAAAGAAAACCTTCAAAGCTATAA
- a CDS encoding thymidylate synthase translates to MQQYLQALKYIMESGVDKPNRTGIDSRAVFGLPMRFNLKDGFPAVTTKKLAFKSVRAELLWFLMGTSDIKKLQEMDCHIWDANANADYWKPKARFEGDLGRIYGVQWRRWKSPYSEKPIDQIAEVIEKIKKDPYNRRLIVSAWNPAELDKMALPPCHLFFHFFVADKKLSLLMYQRSCDMFLGVPFNIASYSLLLSMISQVTDLTPGEFVHVLGDAHIYHNHFEQVKKQLKRKPLPLPKLWLNKEIRNIDDFKLEDIKLIDYKHHGVIRAKMAV, encoded by the coding sequence ATGCAACAATATCTTCAGGCTTTAAAATACATAATGGAAAGTGGGGTGGATAAACCAAATCGCACTGGAATTGATAGCCGGGCAGTGTTCGGTCTACCAATGCGTTTTAATCTTAAAGATGGTTTTCCTGCAGTAACCACTAAAAAATTAGCTTTCAAATCCGTAAGAGCTGAACTACTTTGGTTTTTAATGGGAACTAGCGATATTAAAAAATTGCAGGAAATGGATTGTCATATCTGGGATGCCAATGCAAATGCTGATTATTGGAAACCAAAAGCAAGATTTGAGGGGGATTTGGGCCGCATTTACGGAGTCCAATGGAGAAGATGGAAATCTCCCTATTCTGAAAAGCCCATTGACCAAATTGCTGAGGTGATTGAAAAAATAAAGAAAGACCCTTACAACCGAAGGTTGATTGTAAGCGCTTGGAATCCGGCTGAATTAGATAAAATGGCTTTACCACCTTGCCATCTTTTTTTTCACTTTTTTGTGGCTGACAAAAAACTTTCCCTTTTGATGTACCAGAGAAGCTGTGATATGTTTTTAGGCGTTCCATTTAATATTGCTTCTTACTCACTTTTACTTTCTATGATAAGCCAAGTCACAGATTTAACGCCTGGAGAATTTGTCCATGTTTTAGGAGATGCCCATATATATCATAATCATTTTGAGCAAGTAAAGAAGCAACTTAAAAGAAAACCTCTTCCTCTTCCTAAATTATGGTTAAATAAAGAAATTAGGAATATTGATGATTTTAAATTAGAAGATATTAAACTGATTGACTACAAACACCATGGAGTCATCAGGGCTAAAATGGCTGTTTAA